A single genomic interval of Terriglobus albidus harbors:
- a CDS encoding ferritin-like domain-containing protein translates to MKPSDSTSATETASSTGAITTLESLREHLQWALELEHSTIPPYLCALYSIKAGHNTEAIEVLNSILVEEMLHLTLTANLLNAVGGQPRLDTPQMLQSYPRPLPHSADSFEVSLLRFGPDALETFLKIEQPSPATGPAEGNHYETIGQFYEAIEQGFHDLSASLGERNVFCGDPARQITNHPFYSGGGHIVAVNDLASALAAMAEIVEQGEGASHSQIWDGDTDVFHPERNQVAHYYRFQELKLGRRYRRGDTPRSGPTGDPVAVDWSAVHRMRANPRSTDHFAGTPVRLAQDEFNPSYCALLQLLEQVFNGAPQMLGSAFGGMYTLKSQAQNLMKMANEDGDTTAGPAFEYVPPELRTVDRNHPQ, encoded by the coding sequence ATGAAACCATCTGATTCAACATCCGCCACGGAGACAGCATCCAGCACTGGAGCCATCACAACCCTGGAGAGTCTTCGGGAACACCTGCAGTGGGCCCTTGAGCTGGAGCACTCGACCATTCCGCCGTATCTCTGCGCGCTGTATTCCATTAAGGCCGGACACAACACCGAAGCCATCGAGGTGCTAAACAGCATTCTTGTCGAGGAGATGCTGCACCTTACCCTTACGGCTAATCTTCTGAATGCGGTAGGTGGGCAGCCGAGGCTGGACACGCCGCAGATGCTGCAAAGCTATCCCCGACCATTGCCGCACAGCGCCGATTCCTTCGAGGTCTCTTTACTCCGTTTTGGCCCGGATGCGCTTGAGACATTCCTCAAGATTGAACAACCGTCGCCAGCGACCGGACCGGCCGAGGGTAACCACTACGAAACGATTGGCCAGTTCTATGAAGCAATCGAACAGGGATTTCACGACCTGTCGGCCAGCCTGGGCGAGAGGAATGTCTTCTGCGGTGATCCGGCTCGGCAGATCACGAACCATCCCTTTTATAGCGGTGGCGGCCACATTGTGGCGGTGAACGATCTTGCTTCCGCATTGGCGGCAATGGCAGAGATCGTTGAACAAGGCGAAGGTGCCAGCCACTCACAAATATGGGACGGAGACACTGACGTCTTCCATCCGGAACGTAATCAGGTCGCCCATTATTACCGGTTCCAGGAGCTGAAGCTCGGCAGACGATACCGCCGCGGCGACACGCCGCGATCAGGCCCTACGGGCGATCCGGTCGCGGTCGACTGGAGCGCTGTACACCGCATGCGTGCGAATCCGAGATCTACAGATCACTTTGCCGGCACTCCAGTTCGACTGGCTCAGGACGAGTTCAACCCTTCCTATTGCGCTCTCCTGCAGCTTCTCGAACAGGTATTCAATGGAGCGCCGCAGATGCTTGGAAGCGCGTTTGGAGGAATGTACACGTTGAAGAGTCAGGCCCAGAACCTGATGAAGATGGCCAACGAAGACGGAGATACGACGGCCGGTCCGGCTTTCGAATACGTTCCGCCGGAGCTACGAACAGTGGACCGCAATCATCCACAATAG
- a CDS encoding peptidase domain-containing ABC transporter, with product MRQRLPLIMQAETSECGVVCLAMIAGFYGRATTLSSLRRECSTSLRGLTLEHLITAAQRLHLASRPLRVELSELQEVSLPCILHWEMSHFVVLRSVSRSHLTIHDPAIGVRRISLENADQSFTGVVLELWPTEDFTRKSDSVPVTITELLGSVSGVRRLGAKTLFLSALTELLVICTPLLLQFTVDRATAGQGNILYMGVVALTVCCLLEALATLSRDLSIINLGNRISLAWQSNLLSHLLQLSLPFFEKRSTGDLLSRFDAAESVRLMLVGSYANILVSGLVTAFTLVAMFFYSPVLASIVIAGAIVFLGIRQGTLRKIREASASQNMHEVALRSHLLETLQGIRPIKLFKKTGWRNSHWLNVLVDLMNARSTTETTRSWINGSNTAILGVELALVIGIGGHLLLLHKFSVGAFLAFLVYRDHFNVRAFALINGTYDLSAMSTQLSRVGDIVRESPDSAAAAKLEAESMPPSPYSMEINDVSFRYSDHDPWIIQNLCLRIQQGECVSITGRSGIGKSTLVKLMCGLLRPNEGEIYANGKPLNEEHSLGVVLQEDMVFAGTIAENIHFFAETPDGSLIEHCARLAALAEDIDAMPMRYQTQVGTGGAGLSGGQKQRLLIARALYTKPSILIFDESTSHLDLLTERTISQSLSALSITRILIAHRPETIAIADRVVAFRDRKLIDITDKFRALPPKTSGQTARDYTQRSSTHYVYSNEQW from the coding sequence ATGAGACAGCGATTACCGCTGATCATGCAAGCGGAAACCAGTGAATGTGGCGTCGTATGCCTTGCGATGATCGCAGGCTTTTATGGACGCGCGACTACTCTCTCCTCATTGCGGCGAGAGTGCTCCACCTCTCTCAGAGGATTGACCTTAGAACACCTGATTACCGCCGCACAACGGCTGCATCTTGCCTCACGGCCTCTTCGAGTCGAACTCAGCGAACTACAAGAGGTATCTCTTCCATGCATCCTCCATTGGGAGATGTCTCATTTTGTGGTCTTGCGGTCAGTCTCGCGAAGCCACCTCACAATTCACGATCCTGCCATCGGCGTAAGACGCATTTCGCTTGAAAATGCCGATCAGTCTTTTACAGGAGTCGTGCTTGAACTGTGGCCAACCGAAGACTTTACCAGAAAGTCCGATTCAGTTCCTGTTACGATCACAGAACTCTTGGGAAGCGTTTCCGGCGTCCGCCGTCTAGGCGCTAAGACGCTGTTCTTGTCCGCTCTCACTGAACTTCTCGTTATTTGCACGCCGCTTCTTCTTCAGTTCACGGTCGATCGTGCTACTGCAGGCCAAGGCAACATTCTTTACATGGGCGTAGTTGCATTGACGGTGTGTTGCCTTTTGGAAGCGCTGGCAACGCTCAGCCGCGACTTGTCAATCATCAACCTCGGTAATCGAATCAGCCTTGCCTGGCAATCGAACCTGCTTTCTCATCTTTTGCAGTTGTCTTTACCATTTTTCGAAAAGCGCTCCACAGGCGACCTCCTCTCACGATTTGATGCGGCCGAAAGCGTTCGGCTCATGCTCGTGGGCTCGTATGCCAATATCCTGGTCAGCGGTCTGGTCACTGCCTTCACCTTAGTGGCGATGTTCTTTTACAGCCCTGTTCTCGCATCTATAGTGATTGCCGGTGCGATTGTATTCCTCGGAATCCGGCAAGGCACCCTGCGGAAGATTCGCGAAGCATCGGCGAGCCAGAACATGCACGAAGTAGCACTTCGGTCGCATCTCCTGGAGACCTTGCAAGGCATTCGGCCTATAAAACTTTTTAAGAAAACCGGCTGGCGGAATTCTCATTGGCTGAATGTCTTAGTGGATCTCATGAACGCGCGTTCCACTACTGAAACAACCCGAAGCTGGATCAACGGCAGCAACACAGCCATCCTCGGGGTGGAATTAGCCCTCGTGATTGGTATTGGTGGACATCTTCTCCTTCTGCATAAATTTAGCGTTGGGGCGTTCCTTGCGTTTCTTGTGTATCGAGATCACTTCAATGTACGTGCCTTTGCACTCATCAACGGTACTTATGACCTGAGTGCGATGTCGACGCAATTGAGTCGTGTCGGAGACATCGTCAGAGAATCCCCCGATAGCGCGGCTGCCGCCAAGTTGGAGGCTGAAAGCATGCCCCCCTCTCCTTACAGCATGGAAATTAACGACGTTTCGTTTCGGTATTCCGATCATGATCCGTGGATCATTCAGAATCTATGCCTCCGCATCCAGCAGGGCGAGTGCGTGTCGATTACGGGGCGTTCGGGTATTGGAAAGTCGACTTTGGTGAAGTTGATGTGCGGATTGTTGCGCCCAAATGAAGGTGAGATCTACGCCAACGGCAAACCGCTGAATGAAGAGCACTCACTGGGTGTCGTTCTCCAGGAGGACATGGTTTTCGCTGGGACGATTGCTGAGAACATCCATTTTTTTGCTGAAACGCCGGACGGTTCACTGATTGAACACTGTGCACGCCTCGCCGCTTTGGCCGAAGATATCGACGCGATGCCAATGCGGTATCAAACTCAGGTAGGCACAGGAGGGGCGGGATTGTCAGGAGGGCAGAAGCAACGGCTCCTCATAGCACGCGCACTCTATACCAAGCCATCCATCCTGATTTTTGACGAATCGACGAGTCATCTAGACCTGCTGACGGAGCGCACCATCTCACAATCGCTCTCCGCTCTTTCGATTACCAGGATTCTCATTGCACATCGCCCTGAAACTATCGCGATCGCTGATAGAGTAGTGGCCTTTAGAGATCGCAAGCTTATCGACATTACTGACAAGTTTCGGGCTTTGCCCCCGAAAACGAGTGGCCAAACCGCTCGGGACTATACGCAAAGGAGCAGTACGCACTATGTCTACAGCAATGAACAATGGTAA
- a CDS encoding response regulator codes for MTKIIKVLTVDDHPLLREGIAAVLEGEQDVELVAEAANGQEAIELFRRHRPDVTLMDLQMPGMNGIETIVAIRSEFPDARFVVLTTYQGDVQAFRALKAGASGYLLKSMLRKDLLETIRAVNAGKRRIPPEIAAELAEHMTEDALSDREIEVLRRVADGNSNKIIGAQLSVSEATIKGHMKSILSKLGANDRTHAVTIAIKRGFIDG; via the coding sequence GTGACAAAGATCATCAAGGTTCTCACTGTAGACGACCACCCCCTGCTGCGTGAAGGAATCGCCGCTGTACTGGAAGGTGAGCAGGACGTCGAGCTTGTCGCCGAAGCGGCGAATGGGCAGGAGGCGATTGAACTCTTTCGTCGCCACCGACCCGATGTAACCCTGATGGATCTGCAGATGCCGGGGATGAACGGTATCGAGACGATCGTTGCCATCCGGTCGGAGTTTCCAGATGCTCGATTCGTTGTGCTTACGACCTACCAGGGTGACGTGCAGGCGTTTCGTGCCTTGAAGGCAGGGGCCTCCGGATATCTTCTTAAAAGCATGCTGCGGAAAGACTTGCTGGAGACGATCCGCGCTGTGAACGCCGGCAAGAGAAGGATTCCGCCGGAAATAGCAGCTGAGCTCGCGGAGCATATGACCGAGGATGCGCTCAGCGATCGCGAGATTGAAGTACTACGGCGTGTCGCAGACGGAAACTCAAACAAGATCATCGGAGCTCAGTTGTCCGTCTCCGAAGCCACCATCAAAGGGCACATGAAAAGTATCCTCTCCAAACTTGGCGCGAACGACCGCACGCATGCGGTAACTATTGCAATCAAGCGGGGCTTTATCGATGGCTAA
- a CDS encoding ATP-grasp domain-containing protein has product MAIIIISDLVDYHAAAVAWALAATGVPYVQWEGIGYEEPRQASIELGSYTRVRLGGHLVSKNDVIWFRRPRQLSYHPDMAVLDRRFAMLESLRFSECLGAALDEIGCRCVNSPTAVYDINRKAAQIILAHKVGLLVPHTLMGNQPPEIEDFFRSVENDAVYKAFLPHLWFDPDTESQAILETKNISSLANDVIEVATYTPGIYQKRVRKVADIRVLVMGELMRAFVLHSEALDWRYTQDYADLKIKERAIPAPIRSLIEQFMSAAGIVTGSLDFGLDEHGQWWFFEINESGQFLWIDHSMEGAGVFQDFLAFLSGKPRELFPCLKDYRHDDSILDSRPKEMAPIVTVEHLGVC; this is encoded by the coding sequence GTGGCTATCATCATAATTTCGGATCTTGTGGACTATCATGCGGCCGCTGTGGCTTGGGCTCTTGCCGCCACAGGCGTTCCCTACGTCCAGTGGGAGGGCATTGGGTATGAAGAACCCCGGCAAGCGTCAATTGAACTCGGCTCGTATACACGAGTACGCTTAGGTGGCCATCTGGTGAGCAAAAACGACGTGATATGGTTTCGTCGACCTCGGCAGCTCTCTTACCATCCAGACATGGCCGTCCTTGATCGGCGGTTTGCGATGCTAGAGTCCTTGCGCTTTTCAGAATGCCTAGGAGCTGCTCTCGACGAGATCGGCTGTCGCTGTGTCAATTCTCCTACGGCTGTCTATGACATTAACCGTAAGGCAGCGCAGATTATCCTGGCGCACAAAGTTGGATTGTTAGTTCCCCATACGCTTATGGGGAATCAGCCTCCGGAGATCGAAGATTTTTTCCGGTCGGTCGAGAACGATGCTGTTTATAAGGCTTTCTTACCGCATCTCTGGTTCGATCCTGACACCGAATCGCAGGCAATATTGGAAACAAAAAATATCTCTTCATTAGCAAACGACGTGATTGAAGTTGCCACGTATACTCCGGGAATCTATCAAAAGCGCGTTCGCAAAGTTGCCGATATTCGTGTTCTCGTAATGGGCGAGCTAATGCGCGCGTTTGTTCTCCATTCAGAGGCTCTGGATTGGAGATATACGCAGGACTATGCAGATCTAAAAATTAAGGAAAGAGCGATACCTGCGCCCATTCGTAGCCTCATTGAGCAATTCATGTCCGCGGCAGGAATTGTCACCGGCTCATTGGACTTCGGGCTGGATGAACATGGTCAGTGGTGGTTCTTCGAGATCAACGAATCCGGTCAATTCTTATGGATCGATCACTCTATGGAGGGCGCCGGTGTATTCCAAGACTTTCTGGCATTTCTTAGCGGAAAGCCCCGAGAGCTCTTCCCCTGTCTAAAAGATTATCGGCATGATGACTCGATCCTCGACTCACGCCCGAAAGAGATGGCTCCAATAGTCACGGTGGAACATCTCGGAGTTTGTTAG
- a CDS encoding TIGR03435 family protein, which produces MNIVGPMLLSGVLLVTELVCVAKTPPVEQPKQQPGTCCAQGFDVVSIKQTKENSDNVLMFSREDGFNAQNVHVAALLNYAFDAHEYQIIGLPDWARSTTFDVVGKFSDPNEVALKKATLEEREEWVAKILVERFHLVSHKEKRVMPVYDLTVSKDGFKAKQSQPATVDQGHLADSVNPQQGMLYATNRSIFGKSAPFSDLAPLLSGIVNRSVIDKTGVTGSYDIKLVWTPEQAMLSNAPQSSQGPPDIYTALQQQLGLRLSSSKAPVDVLVIDSISFPIAN; this is translated from the coding sequence ATGAACATCGTGGGCCCGATGCTGTTGAGCGGAGTGCTGCTAGTGACGGAGTTGGTCTGCGTTGCCAAAACTCCTCCTGTGGAGCAGCCGAAGCAACAACCGGGCACATGTTGTGCGCAAGGTTTTGATGTCGTTTCGATCAAGCAAACGAAGGAGAATTCGGACAATGTTCTGATGTTCTCAAGGGAGGATGGTTTCAATGCCCAGAATGTGCATGTCGCGGCACTTTTGAACTACGCTTTCGATGCGCATGAATATCAGATTATCGGTTTACCGGATTGGGCCCGGTCTACAACGTTCGACGTTGTTGGAAAATTTTCCGATCCGAATGAAGTGGCCCTAAAGAAAGCTACCCTGGAGGAGCGGGAAGAATGGGTGGCCAAAATCTTGGTAGAAAGATTCCATCTTGTGTCTCATAAAGAGAAGCGGGTCATGCCGGTCTATGATTTGACCGTGAGCAAGGATGGCTTTAAGGCCAAGCAATCTCAGCCCGCAACCGTCGATCAAGGCCACCTAGCCGATTCCGTCAATCCACAGCAGGGCATGCTGTATGCGACCAATCGAAGTATCTTTGGAAAGAGCGCGCCATTTTCAGATCTTGCACCACTTCTTTCCGGAATCGTTAACAGATCCGTTATAGACAAGACTGGTGTCACAGGAAGCTACGACATTAAATTGGTCTGGACCCCGGAACAGGCTATGCTATCGAATGCTCCACAAAGTAGCCAAGGCCCACCGGATATCTATACAGCTCTCCAGCAACAACTTGGCCTACGACTTAGCAGCAGCAAAGCGCCAGTCGATGTTCTTGTGATCGATTCCATCAGTTTTCCTATTGCGAACTGA